From the genome of Homalodisca vitripennis isolate AUS2020 chromosome 8, UT_GWSS_2.1, whole genome shotgun sequence, one region includes:
- the LOC124368356 gene encoding zinc metalloproteinase nas-13-like has product MEDTREVVRNGQIDNRFLWPGGEVPFVISPVFRNSEREVILGAMNEIKRKTCVSFRPRSSRDTDYLTIGDDRSKPGCWSFVGRKGNDQHLNLRRPWCLEHSVVVHELLHSLGLFHQQSASNRDDYVQIHWQNIEHGQEDNFEKQDPSTVASYGVPYDYNSIMHYGTHAFSRNREPTITPLKEGVEIGVRKNLSRGDVAKINIMYNCNSSG; this is encoded by the exons ATGGAAGACACCAGGGAGGTGGTTCGCAACGGCCAAATAGACAACCGATTCCTCTGGCCAGGTGGAGAAGTTCCGTTTGTCATCAGTCCGGTTTTCA GAAATTCAGAAAGGGAAGTTATCCTGGGTGCGATGAACGAGATCAAGAGGAAGACCTGCGTTTCCTTCAGGCCTCGATCCTCAAGAGATACCGACTACCTGACTATAGGGGACGACCGGTCGAAGCCTGGCTGTTGGTCGTTCGTAGGTCGCAAGGGGAACGACCAACACCTGAATTTGCGGCGACCGTGGTGCCTAGAACACAGTGTCGTGGTCCACGAACTGCTTCACTCGCTTGGACTCTTCCACCAGCAGAGCGCCTCGAACAGAGATGATTATGTTCAGATACACTGGCAGAACATCGAGCATG gACAAGAGGACAACTTTGAAAAACAGGACCCATCGACAGTAGCCAGCTACGGAGTCCCGTACGACTACAACAGCATCATGCACTACGGCACACACGCCTTCAGCCGCAACAGAGAACCGACCATCACACCCTTG AAGGAAGGAGTTGAAATAGGGGTGCGAAAAAACTTGAGCAGAGGAGACGTGGCAAAAATCAACATCATGTACAACTGTAACTCTTCCGGCTGA